A genomic stretch from Chitinophagales bacterium includes:
- a CDS encoding YebC/PmpR family DNA-binding transcriptional regulator, with protein sequence MGRIFETRKHKIFARMDKMAKAFTKIGKEIAIAVKTGGADPNNNPRLRLAIQNAKGVNMPKDRVDAAIKRATSKDSSNYEEIIYEGYGPHGVAMMIDCATDNTTRTVANMRMYFSKGNGSLGTSGSVQFLFERKSIFTISGEGINLEDLELELIDYGAEDIMEQENEIVIYTRFSDFGSMQKGLENKAIVAKSSEKQWIPLTTKEVSESEEEDVARLIGMLEDDDDVLEVYHNMS encoded by the coding sequence ATGGGCAGAATATTTGAAACACGCAAGCATAAAATCTTTGCGCGAATGGATAAGATGGCTAAAGCCTTTACAAAGATTGGAAAAGAGATTGCCATTGCAGTAAAAACAGGAGGTGCGGATCCGAACAATAACCCCCGGCTTAGGCTAGCCATCCAGAATGCGAAAGGAGTAAACATGCCTAAAGATCGTGTTGATGCAGCAATTAAAAGGGCAACTTCAAAAGATTCAAGTAACTATGAAGAAATAATTTATGAAGGGTACGGCCCGCATGGTGTTGCTATGATGATAGATTGTGCTACCGATAATACAACACGTACGGTAGCAAACATGCGCATGTACTTTTCCAAGGGAAATGGAAGTTTGGGTACATCAGGCTCTGTTCAATTTCTCTTTGAAAGAAAAAGTATTTTCACAATATCCGGTGAAGGAATTAATCTCGAAGATTTAGAACTGGAACTCATTGATTATGGAGCAGAGGATATTATGGAACAGGAAAATGAAATAGTTATTTATACAAGGTTTTCTGATTTTGGCTCAATGCAAAAGGGATTAGAAAATAAAGCTATAGTTGCAAAAAGCAGTGAGAAACAGTGGATTCCTTTAACAACAAAAGAAGTTTCAGAATCAGAAGAGGAGGATGTTGCCCGACTGATAGGAATGCTGGAAGATGATGATGACGTGCTTGAGGTATATCATAATATGAGTTAG
- a CDS encoding glycosyltransferase family 4 protein — protein MKIAVNTRFLITEHLEGIGWFTYETLKRITQQHPEHEFYFFFDRKFSNEFIFSSNIHPQILSPPARHPLLWYWWFEVAVPRALKRIIPDLFLSTDGYLSLRTNCRQVIVMHDIAFEHFNDHIDSLATKFYRHYTPKYAQKAARIATVSRFSKDDICFRYHVSPEKIDVVYNGSNEMFKPLTIPEQQVVRDQFTRGRSYFIYAGAIQPRKNLIKLFLAFDMFKKKIRSDIKLVIAGRNWNYHEASAVHSQMQFSDDVIFPGHLTRSDLSRLMAASMGLIYISLFEGFGIPIIEAMNCNVPVITSNVSSMPEVAGNAALFADPHSIDDIALKMEMLYTDEFLRKELVEKGKVQSQKFTWQQTADGLYECMMKAVRK, from the coding sequence GTGAAGATTGCGGTCAATACACGATTTTTAATCACTGAACATCTGGAAGGAATTGGCTGGTTTACTTATGAAACCCTGAAACGAATCACCCAACAACACCCGGAGCATGAATTTTATTTTTTTTTCGACCGGAAATTTTCCAACGAATTTATTTTTTCTTCGAATATTCATCCTCAGATTTTATCTCCGCCCGCCCGCCACCCGTTGCTGTGGTATTGGTGGTTTGAAGTTGCGGTTCCCCGTGCATTAAAAAGGATTATTCCGGACCTGTTTCTTTCCACTGATGGTTATCTTTCATTACGCACAAATTGCAGGCAGGTAATAGTAATGCACGATATTGCATTTGAACATTTTAATGACCACATTGATAGCCTGGCTACTAAATTTTACCGGCATTATACACCTAAATATGCACAAAAAGCAGCCCGTATTGCCACAGTATCCCGTTTTTCAAAAGATGATATTTGTTTCCGTTACCATGTTTCTCCCGAAAAGATTGATGTGGTTTACAATGGCTCCAATGAAATGTTTAAACCCTTAACAATACCTGAGCAACAAGTGGTCAGAGATCAGTTTACCAGAGGCAGAAGCTATTTTATATATGCCGGAGCTATTCAGCCCCGGAAAAACCTGATAAAGCTTTTTCTTGCCTTCGATATGTTTAAGAAAAAAATCAGGAGTGATATTAAACTGGTAATTGCAGGAAGAAACTGGAACTACCACGAAGCATCTGCCGTTCACTCACAGATGCAATTTAGCGATGATGTGATCTTTCCAGGTCACCTGACCCGCAGTGATCTTTCAAGATTAATGGCCGCATCAATGGGATTAATATATATTTCTTTGTTTGAAGGATTTGGAATTCCCATCATTGAAGCCATGAATTGTAATGTGCCGGTCATCACATCAAATGTCTCCTCTATGCCGGAAGTTGCAGGAAATGCAGCGCTGTTTGCAGATCCACATTCTATTGATGATATAGCCTTAAAAATGGAAATGCTTTATACAGATGAATTTCTAAGAAAAGAATTGGTTGAAAAAGGAAAGGTGCAAAGCCAAAAATTTACCTGGCAGCAAACTGCAGACGGGCTGTATGAATGTATGATGAAAGCTGTGAGGAAATAA
- a CDS encoding aromatic ring-hydroxylating dioxygenase subunit alpha: protein MLFIDPDITNARTLDSVFYTSKDLFDQSKEKIFTRSWQFAVNTEEVKVPGQTYPFTLLPGFLDESLLITRDNNDQLHCISNVCTHRGNIVCEKGGIEKNLRCRYHGRRFGLDGKFIAMPEFEGVQCFPSAMDDLVPVSFDLYGNMIFSSLFPAFSFENAFGNMRSRLNWIEFENFSFDPEHSKDYLVNANWALYCENYLEGFHIPFVHASLNQLLDYGSYAYELNEYSSLQIGYAKSGEEVLSIPKLSQDYDKKIAAYYFWIFPNLMFNFYPWGLSVNIVKPITINQTKVSFLTFISDQEKFNRGVVNMIDRVEREDEAIVENVQRGIRSRLYKYGRYSPLKEKGTHHFHTLIAKFMN, encoded by the coding sequence ATGTTATTTATTGATCCGGATATTACAAATGCTCGAACTCTTGATTCAGTTTTTTATACAAGCAAGGACTTATTTGATCAGTCAAAAGAAAAAATATTTACCCGCAGCTGGCAGTTTGCGGTTAATACGGAAGAAGTAAAAGTGCCTGGTCAAACATATCCATTTACGTTGCTGCCTGGTTTTTTAGATGAATCTCTATTAATTACAAGGGATAATAATGACCAGCTGCATTGCATTTCAAATGTCTGTACTCACAGGGGAAATATTGTTTGTGAAAAGGGGGGCATTGAAAAGAACCTGCGATGCCGGTATCATGGAAGAAGGTTTGGACTGGATGGAAAGTTTATAGCAATGCCTGAATTTGAAGGTGTGCAATGTTTTCCTTCTGCAATGGATGACCTTGTTCCTGTATCTTTTGACTTGTACGGCAATATGATTTTTAGTTCATTGTTTCCCGCCTTTTCTTTTGAAAATGCTTTTGGCAATATGAGATCCAGATTAAACTGGATAGAGTTTGAAAATTTTAGTTTTGATCCGGAGCACTCTAAAGACTATTTAGTAAATGCCAATTGGGCATTGTATTGTGAAAATTATTTAGAGGGTTTTCACATCCCTTTTGTTCATGCTTCCTTGAATCAATTGCTTGATTATGGAAGTTATGCATATGAACTTAATGAGTATTCTAGCCTGCAAATAGGTTATGCTAAGTCCGGCGAGGAGGTTTTAAGTATTCCTAAATTATCTCAGGACTATGACAAAAAAATTGCAGCTTATTATTTTTGGATTTTTCCAAACCTGATGTTTAATTTTTATCCATGGGGGTTATCAGTTAATATAGTTAAACCGATAACAATTAATCAGACAAAAGTTTCATTTCTTACTTTCATTTCTGACCAGGAAAAATTTAATAGGGGAGTGGTTAACATGATTGACCGGGTGGAAAGGGAGGATGAGGCAATTGTAGAAAATGTGCAGCGGGGTATCCGCTCACGGCTTTATAAATATGGAAGATATTCGCCTCTGAAAGAAAAAGGTACCCACCATTTTCATACATTGATTGCTAAATTCATGAATTGA
- a CDS encoding serine/threonine-protein phosphatase codes for MKTIFVDPDNGTLQLEPSFYSIGSELQALLQLTQAVNNNLSSEGILKMFISILIKQLGINRLAIFLEEEGNWECRHYFGLAQEEYEDLDNRFEPEFRQIGRIQNHFFSRYFDFIFPVYHKDKPLLYTFLGDIMPRGEMDEHSKLNFIQVLSSIVAMALENKRLCREQRNQQALRSELIQAGELQTMLIPDNLPDNHRIQMSGVYSPHHEVGGDYYDYLSLNEDECMFCIGDISGKGVAAALLMANFQARLRSYADQYTSLVALVENLNTHVNNITKGEKYITFFLAKFNFVTRELQYVNAGHNPAILYHGQEIQYLEEGCTILGMFEKLPYVNVRTIHLPSPFVTFCYTDGLSDIENKKGKPLEIHHLTEFIKHYHMLDARSLNKKLMTYIQRFNGSEFANDDVSMLTCKIF; via the coding sequence ATGAAAACTATTTTTGTCGACCCTGATAACGGTACTTTACAGTTAGAACCGAGCTTCTATAGCATAGGCAGTGAGCTGCAGGCCCTGCTGCAACTTACGCAGGCTGTTAACAACAATTTATCTTCGGAAGGAATTCTTAAGATGTTCATATCCATACTGATAAAGCAACTAGGAATAAATCGCTTAGCCATTTTTCTGGAAGAAGAAGGCAATTGGGAATGTAGACATTATTTTGGATTAGCACAAGAGGAATATGAGGATTTGGACAATAGATTCGAACCCGAGTTCAGGCAAATTGGTCGCATTCAAAATCACTTTTTTTCCAGATATTTTGACTTTATATTTCCGGTTTACCATAAGGATAAACCATTGCTCTATACTTTCCTTGGTGATATAATGCCGCGGGGTGAAATGGATGAACACAGTAAATTAAATTTTATTCAAGTGCTTAGTAGTATTGTTGCTATGGCTCTTGAAAACAAGCGTCTTTGTCGGGAGCAAAGAAATCAGCAGGCTTTGCGATCAGAACTAATTCAGGCAGGCGAACTGCAGACAATGCTCATTCCGGATAATCTTCCTGATAACCACCGGATTCAGATGTCAGGGGTCTATAGTCCACATCACGAAGTAGGGGGTGATTACTACGACTATCTTTCTCTTAATGAGGATGAATGCATGTTTTGCATAGGTGATATTTCCGGAAAGGGGGTAGCCGCCGCCTTGCTGATGGCAAACTTTCAGGCCCGGCTACGTTCTTATGCAGATCAGTATACTTCCTTAGTCGCTCTGGTTGAGAATTTAAATACTCACGTAAATAATATCACAAAAGGAGAAAAGTATATTACTTTTTTTCTCGCGAAGTTCAACTTTGTAACCCGCGAGCTTCAATATGTAAATGCCGGTCATAATCCTGCAATACTGTATCATGGTCAGGAAATACAATACCTAGAGGAGGGTTGCACTATTTTAGGGATGTTTGAAAAGCTTCCATATGTAAATGTTCGTACAATTCATTTACCCTCACCATTTGTCACGTTCTGCTATACAGATGGATTGTCGGATATAGAAAACAAAAAGGGAAAGCCACTTGAAATTCATCATCTCACGGAATTCATTAAGCATTATCACATGCTGGATGCCCGTAGCCTAAATAAAAAACTGATGACGTATATTCAGCGATTCAATGGCAGCGAGTTTGCTAACGATGACGTAAGTATGCTAACCTGCAAGATATTTTAG
- a CDS encoding glycosyltransferase — translation MYWYVIVVGVLSFAYVFYMLLYIKGWKNTPEFVPYKENGTSRVSVIIAARNEERCIRDCLDDIVHQTYAPELYEIIVVDDFSEDATCTVVESFNLPNIRLLYLKDFLSEKYEKRSYKKKAIETAIQESSGDLIVTTDADCRMGKEWLATLVKYYEKKRCKMIIGPVLFVNGENIFEEFQALDYLGMAAIAAGSLNFNFPTLCNGANLLYEKEAFKKVEGYTGNENIASGDDLLLMHKIWKQWPGEISYIKNRSSVVLTYPQHFLKDFFSQRLRWASKSGNYSDWKIKLNLFLIYLFNVAFFINFFYSFFNSAVLPLFIVQASIKLVLDFVLLYSACTFFNRKKLLSVFLISELFHLAYITVTGLLGNIIRPVWKGRKI, via the coding sequence ATGTACTGGTATGTTATTGTAGTAGGTGTTCTTTCTTTTGCCTATGTTTTTTACATGCTGCTTTACATAAAGGGCTGGAAGAACACTCCGGAATTTGTACCATATAAAGAAAATGGAACCTCCAGGGTTTCAGTAATAATTGCTGCCAGAAACGAGGAAAGGTGTATTCGAGATTGCTTAGATGATATAGTTCATCAAACTTATGCGCCCGAATTATATGAAATAATTGTTGTAGACGATTTTTCTGAAGACGCAACCTGCACCGTGGTTGAATCATTTAATTTACCAAACATCAGGCTCCTCTATCTAAAGGATTTTTTGTCAGAAAAATATGAAAAGCGGAGTTATAAGAAAAAAGCAATTGAAACAGCAATTCAGGAATCAAGCGGAGACCTGATAGTTACTACTGATGCTGATTGCAGAATGGGCAAAGAGTGGCTGGCTACATTGGTAAAATATTATGAAAAGAAAAGGTGTAAAATGATTATTGGACCTGTATTATTTGTGAACGGAGAGAATATATTTGAAGAATTTCAGGCTTTGGATTATTTGGGTATGGCGGCAATTGCTGCCGGAAGCCTGAATTTTAATTTCCCCACTCTTTGTAATGGCGCAAATTTACTCTATGAAAAAGAGGCTTTTAAAAAAGTAGAAGGTTACACTGGTAATGAAAATATTGCTTCAGGTGATGATTTGCTGCTTATGCATAAAATATGGAAGCAATGGCCGGGTGAAATATCCTATATAAAAAACAGAAGTTCAGTAGTATTAACCTACCCGCAGCACTTCTTGAAGGATTTCTTTTCTCAGCGCCTGAGGTGGGCATCAAAATCAGGAAATTATTCTGATTGGAAAATCAAGCTTAATTTATTTTTGATCTATCTTTTTAATGTTGCATTTTTTATCAATTTCTTTTATTCATTCTTCAATTCGGCAGTTTTACCGTTATTCATCGTTCAGGCATCCATAAAGTTGGTCTTAGATTTTGTTTTGCTGTATTCGGCATGTACTTTCTTTAATCGTAAAAAGCTGCTTTCGGTATTTTTAATTTCAGAATTATTTCACTTAGCTTATATAACTGTTACTGGGTTACTTGGAAATATAATCCGACCTGTTTGGAAAGGAAGAAAAATCTAA
- a CDS encoding O-antigen ligase family protein — MYPKLLDRFWLNTFYGFGILLLATILLSIYSENYYLLLIPCAFLFFFLSIHDSKTIYFILIAMLPLSIEVALPNGFATDFPTEPLIVGLMFLFIGYVLAKPALLDKEFFKSPVLFMLLIYYVWNLIATVYSSDVFISVKWLLAKTWYIVTFVFITGLLVKNLTQFKKMFWCFFLPLLFTVLYTLIRHARYAFSFETVNGQMFPFFRNHVNYACMVAEVVPFVVLAISWYPKGSFKKRFLNYSFVLILLGVYFAYTRSAWLALITALIMFFVIRAKWTKVAVISAFSLSIAFFVYMAVQNHYLNYAPNYETTVYHNALGEHLESTFEGQDVSSAERLYRWIAGIKMWVDKPWTGFGPGNFDTYYKSYTVNSFSTYVSANPERSSIHNYFLLILAEQGIIGLLLFMALTFFIFLKGQQIYNETFSKEEKRYVMAVLLSLSIIYVNTFLSDLIETDKIGSFYFINIALLINQDIRNKKLLSRQSLIS, encoded by the coding sequence ATGTATCCAAAGCTTCTTGATCGGTTTTGGCTGAATACTTTTTACGGATTCGGCATTTTGTTGCTGGCTACAATTCTATTAAGTATTTACTCAGAGAACTATTATCTGTTATTAATTCCCTGCGCTTTCTTATTTTTTTTCCTTAGCATACATGATTCAAAAACTATTTATTTTATTTTAATAGCAATGCTTCCTCTTTCTATCGAGGTTGCACTTCCAAACGGCTTTGCTACCGATTTCCCAACAGAACCGTTGATAGTGGGACTTATGTTCCTTTTTATCGGCTATGTGCTGGCGAAACCTGCCCTGCTTGATAAGGAATTCTTTAAGAGCCCTGTTTTATTTATGCTTCTTATTTACTATGTATGGAATTTAATTGCAACGGTATACTCCTCCGACGTATTTATATCTGTAAAATGGTTGCTTGCTAAAACCTGGTATATAGTCACCTTTGTTTTCATTACAGGGTTACTGGTAAAAAACCTTACGCAGTTCAAAAAAATGTTCTGGTGTTTTTTTCTTCCACTGCTATTTACCGTTTTATACACGCTGATTCGCCATGCCCGTTACGCTTTTTCCTTTGAAACAGTAAACGGTCAAATGTTTCCCTTTTTTAGAAATCATGTAAACTATGCATGCATGGTGGCAGAGGTAGTTCCATTTGTCGTATTGGCTATAAGTTGGTATCCTAAAGGTTCTTTTAAAAAACGATTTCTTAATTATTCGTTTGTATTAATACTGCTTGGTGTATATTTTGCTTACACGCGATCCGCCTGGCTTGCACTTATTACTGCCCTTATCATGTTCTTTGTTATTCGCGCAAAATGGACGAAGGTTGCAGTTATTTCAGCATTCTCTCTAAGCATTGCATTTTTTGTATATATGGCAGTGCAGAACCATTATTTAAACTATGCACCCAATTATGAAACTACTGTTTATCACAATGCTCTCGGTGAACATCTGGAATCAACTTTTGAGGGTCAGGATGTCTCGAGCGCTGAAAGGTTATACAGGTGGATTGCGGGGATTAAAATGTGGGTTGATAAACCTTGGACGGGTTTTGGTCCCGGCAACTTTGATACCTACTACAAAAGTTATACTGTTAATAGCTTTTCAACATATGTAAGCGCCAACCCGGAGCGTTCTTCCATACATAATTATTTCCTCTTGATTTTAGCGGAACAGGGTATTATCGGACTACTTCTATTTATGGCACTTACGTTCTTTATATTTTTGAAAGGCCAGCAAATCTATAATGAGACTTTTTCAAAAGAAGAAAAGCGTTATGTAATGGCCGTCCTGCTTTCTCTCTCAATTATTTATGTAAATACCTTCCTAAGCGATCTTATTGAAACTGATAAAATAGGCAGCTTTTATTTTATAAATATTGCTTTACTCATAAACCAGGACATCCGCAATAAAAAATTGCTGTCCAGGCAATCTCTTATATCATAG
- a CDS encoding oligosaccharide flippase family protein, whose amino-acid sequence MQRLFFRNLAFIISLNVLIKPLWILGIDRTVQNVVGPQDYGAYFVLFNLSLLTQILLDIGISNYNNRFIAQQENQLNTYISNIFSIKVILAVVYLVISLTIGWALNFTGYRLMLLLSICFNQLLASFIVYVRSNISALHHFKTDSILSILDKAIMIIICGGLLWIPVYRVHFKIEWFVYAQTISYLISLLTSVLILLRFAGKINFTFSFTFTLRLLRNTFPFALLIMLMAIYSRIDGVMIEKLSPGNSIKEAGIYASAFRLLDVLNQFGYLFAVLLLPIFSRMIIKSQHVEELVKTSFTVIFITSVITACTFSTFSREIMNSLYHEGSVYSAKILSILIFSFIGTCSVFIFGTLLTANGNIKELILISLFGVIVNYTLNQILIRKYQALGAAEASAISNLLIAFFNLLLSVIIFKWKPNYFLIARLSAFAVTTFFIFQLSFFQSVNWLVHALIAVMVSTIIAFLLQLVSIKKMLQLFPGNIT is encoded by the coding sequence ATGCAAAGATTATTCTTTAGAAACCTTGCCTTTATTATTTCACTCAATGTATTAATAAAACCACTTTGGATACTGGGTATTGATCGCACGGTGCAAAATGTGGTAGGCCCTCAGGACTATGGTGCATATTTCGTATTATTTAACCTTTCTCTCTTAACTCAAATACTTCTTGACATTGGAATCAGCAATTATAACAACCGTTTTATTGCCCAGCAAGAAAACCAGCTTAACACTTATATATCCAACATTTTCAGTATAAAAGTAATTTTGGCTGTAGTATATCTTGTTATTAGTCTGACTATAGGGTGGGCTCTGAACTTTACGGGTTATCGGTTAATGCTCCTTTTATCAATTTGCTTTAACCAGCTGCTTGCTTCATTTATAGTATACGTAAGATCGAATATTTCTGCATTACATCACTTCAAAACAGACAGTATTCTTTCCATCCTGGATAAAGCCATTATGATTATTATCTGTGGAGGCCTGCTATGGATCCCGGTTTACCGGGTACATTTTAAAATTGAATGGTTCGTCTACGCACAAACGATTAGTTATTTAATATCCTTACTTACGTCTGTATTGATTTTACTTCGGTTTGCAGGAAAAATAAATTTTACATTTTCATTCACATTCACATTAAGGCTCTTAAGGAATACATTTCCCTTTGCATTACTTATAATGCTTATGGCAATCTATTCGAGGATTGATGGTGTAATGATTGAAAAGCTTTCGCCAGGAAATAGCATAAAAGAAGCCGGAATTTATGCTTCTGCATTCCGCTTGCTGGATGTCCTAAATCAATTTGGATACCTTTTCGCCGTTTTGCTTCTGCCCATTTTTTCGAGAATGATCATTAAAAGTCAACATGTAGAAGAATTGGTGAAAACCAGTTTCACAGTTATTTTTATTACTTCAGTAATTACTGCATGCACTTTCAGTACCTTTTCCAGGGAAATCATGAACAGCTTGTACCACGAAGGTTCGGTATACTCGGCAAAGATCTTAAGTATATTAATATTTAGCTTTATCGGAACGTGTTCCGTATTTATTTTCGGTACACTATTAACTGCGAACGGAAATATTAAAGAACTGATCTTAATTTCTCTTTTTGGTGTAATCGTTAATTATACACTTAACCAGATACTGATCCGAAAATATCAGGCATTAGGTGCTGCTGAAGCTTCAGCCATTAGCAACCTTTTGATAGCCTTTTTTAACCTGCTGCTTTCCGTAATTATTTTTAAATGGAAACCTAATTACTTTTTGATTGCCCGGTTAAGTGCGTTTGCAGTAACCACTTTTTTTATTTTTCAGTTATCCTTTTTTCAATCTGTAAATTGGCTTGTCCACGCTTTAATTGCCGTAATGGTTTCTACTATAATTGCCTTTTTATTGCAATTGGTTAGTATCAAAAAAATGCTTCAGCTTTTCCCTGGTAACATAACTTAA
- a CDS encoding acyl-CoA carboxylase subunit beta has protein sequence MDLQYNKNEDQNLLLLSSVRTKLEKIKLGGGKKNIEKQHEKGKLTARERISYLLDKDAASFEIGAFAGYEMYEEQGGCPAGGVIVIIGYVSNKQCIIVANDATVKAGAWFPTTAKKNLRAQEIAIENRLPIIYLVDSAGVFLPMQDEIFPDKEHFGRIFRNNAIMSSSGITQIAAVMGSCVAGGAYLPIMSDEAMIVDKTGSIFLAGPFLVKAAIGEDVDAETLGGATTHSEISGVTDYKCANDQECLDRIRSIVDKIGDYDKAGFNRINTIAPVRNEKEIYGLLPADSGKQYDTHELIEWLVDNSEYDEYKAGYGKSILCCYARIDGWAVGIVANQRKVVKTKRGEMQFGGVIYSDSADKATRFILNCNQKKIPLIFLQDVTGFMVGSKSEQGGIIKDGAKMVNAVANSVVPKITIIIGNSYGAGNYAMCGKAFDPRIIVGWPTAKIAVMGGSQAANTLLQIQISSLKAKGEKITPKDEQKLLNEIIGRYEKQTSPFYAAARLWIDAIIDPLETRKLISMTIEAANHAPITKSFNPGVIQT, from the coding sequence ATGGATTTACAATATAATAAAAACGAAGACCAGAACCTGCTGCTGTTAAGCAGTGTAAGAACCAAGCTTGAAAAGATAAAGTTGGGAGGGGGAAAGAAAAATATTGAAAAACAGCACGAGAAAGGGAAACTAACTGCCCGCGAACGTATTTCTTATCTCCTCGATAAAGATGCGGCTTCTTTTGAAATTGGGGCTTTTGCGGGTTATGAAATGTATGAAGAGCAGGGGGGATGCCCGGCGGGGGGAGTAATTGTTATTATTGGATATGTTTCAAATAAACAGTGTATTATCGTTGCTAATGATGCTACTGTAAAAGCAGGAGCATGGTTTCCCACAACTGCTAAAAAAAACCTTCGTGCACAGGAAATAGCTATAGAAAACCGGTTGCCAATCATTTATCTGGTGGACAGTGCTGGAGTATTTTTGCCAATGCAGGACGAAATATTTCCGGATAAGGAGCACTTTGGGCGAATTTTCCGGAACAATGCAATTATGAGTTCCTCAGGCATAACCCAGATAGCGGCAGTGATGGGAAGTTGTGTTGCGGGAGGGGCTTACCTTCCAATAATGAGTGATGAAGCAATGATTGTGGATAAAACCGGAAGCATTTTTCTTGCTGGTCCCTTTCTTGTAAAAGCCGCTATTGGTGAAGATGTAGATGCCGAAACGCTGGGCGGGGCTACTACACATTCGGAAATTTCAGGTGTTACCGATTACAAATGTGCTAACGATCAGGAATGCCTTGATCGCATCCGAAGCATTGTAGATAAGATCGGTGACTATGACAAAGCAGGTTTTAACCGGATTAATACAATAGCTCCTGTTAGAAATGAAAAGGAAATTTATGGCCTTCTGCCTGCCGATAGTGGCAAGCAATACGACACGCATGAACTTATTGAATGGTTAGTGGATAATTCTGAATATGATGAATACAAAGCGGGTTACGGTAAATCTATTCTATGTTGCTATGCCCGCATAGATGGCTGGGCAGTTGGCATTGTGGCTAACCAGCGTAAAGTGGTAAAGACCAAACGTGGTGAAATGCAGTTTGGAGGAGTTATTTATTCCGATTCTGCTGATAAGGCTACCAGGTTCATTTTAAATTGTAATCAGAAAAAAATACCTCTGATTTTTTTACAGGATGTAACCGGTTTTATGGTTGGAAGCAAATCAGAGCAGGGTGGCATTATAAAAGATGGGGCTAAGATGGTAAATGCAGTTGCAAACAGTGTAGTACCTAAAATTACAATCATTATAGGAAATAGTTACGGAGCCGGCAACTATGCAATGTGCGGAAAGGCATTCGACCCCAGAATTATTGTCGGGTGGCCGACTGCAAAGATCGCGGTTATGGGAGGCAGCCAGGCTGCGAATACATTATTACAGATTCAGATATCATCGCTTAAAGCGAAGGGAGAAAAAATTACTCCTAAGGATGAACAAAAGCTGTTAAATGAAATAATAGGCCGGTATGAAAAACAAACGAGTCCGTTTTATGCGGCGGCCCGTTTATGGATTGATGCTATAATCGATCCGCTTGAAACGCGTAAATTAATTTCTATGACTATTGAAGCGGCTAACCATGCTCCTATTACAAAATCTTTTAATCCGGGAGTGATTCAAACATAA